A part of candidate division KSB1 bacterium genomic DNA contains:
- a CDS encoding phosphatidylglycerophosphatase A produces the protein MKVLIRFVATGAGVGYFPIAQGTMGALLALILFGILPTPSPILFILTIAVLMVAGVYSASVVEQEVVSRLGPTLGRDPGIIVIDEVVGMLIALIAIPKTTKLLIFAFVLFRIFDIVKPFPAQQSERLPGGWGIMMDDIIAGIYANLMIQFGRWIF, from the coding sequence ATGAAAGTATTGATAAGATTTGTCGCCACTGGAGCTGGAGTTGGCTATTTTCCGATCGCTCAAGGAACCATGGGCGCGCTCTTGGCATTGATTCTGTTTGGGATTTTGCCTACGCCAAGCCCCATACTTTTTATCTTGACTATTGCAGTGTTGATGGTGGCTGGGGTTTATTCTGCTTCAGTTGTTGAACAAGAAGTGGTCAGTCGATTAGGGCCAACGCTTGGCCGTGATCCCGGGATCATCGTCATCGATGAGGTTGTTGGGATGCTGATCGCCTTGATCGCCATCCCGAAGACGACGAAGCTTTTGATTTTCGCCTTTGTCTTATTTCGCATATTTGATATTGTGAAACCATTTCCAGCCCAGCAGAGCGAGCGCCTCCCTGGAGGCTGGGGAATTATGATGGATGATATCATCGCCGGAATTTATGCGAACCTTATGATCCAATTTGGCCGCTGGATCTTTTAA
- a CDS encoding RecX family transcriptional regulator has protein sequence MSKTITQITAQQKRKNRCSIFLDDEYAFGLDQEVVLQFGLKKGDQLTEEQIQNILFNEEKKRAKDRALRFLSYRDRSEKEVRTKLQRIGYDADIIDWVIIELKRLKFLDDQRFAQSYAQTQMLTRPVGEHYLRHELKNKGLEEPLIEKTIEQIYQDKDQSIVAMELAAQRKKRYKSLEPIKAKKRVSDFLLRRGFDWETVSEVMERWEELE, from the coding sequence ATGTCTAAAACGATAACGCAGATAACTGCTCAGCAGAAGCGGAAGAACCGCTGTTCGATCTTTTTGGATGATGAATATGCTTTTGGTTTGGATCAGGAAGTGGTATTGCAATTCGGGTTAAAAAAGGGGGATCAATTAACCGAAGAGCAGATCCAAAATATTTTGTTCAACGAGGAAAAAAAGCGGGCCAAAGATCGAGCTTTGCGGTTTTTATCCTATCGCGATCGAAGCGAAAAGGAGGTCAGAACCAAGCTGCAACGGATTGGATATGATGCAGACATCATCGACTGGGTGATCATTGAATTGAAGCGACTGAAGTTTCTCGATGATCAACGTTTTGCCCAGAGTTATGCCCAGACCCAGATGCTCACCCGTCCTGTGGGGGAGCATTATTTGCGCCATGAATTAAAGAACAAAGGGTTGGAAGAACCATTGATCGAAAAAACAATTGAGCAAATATACCAAGACAAAGACCAGTCAATTGTGGCAATGGAGTTGGCAGCCCAGCGAAAAAAGCGCTATAAAAGCCTGGAACCGATCAAGGCTAAAAAACGAGTGAGTGATTTTTTGCTCCGACGCGGGTTTGATTGGGAGACGGTTTCGGAAGTGATGGAGCGGTGGGAGGAATTGGAATAA
- a CDS encoding geranylgeranylglyceryl/heptaprenylglyceryl phosphate synthase produces MQTYNRLLEIRARRGAGYIVLIDPDKLSLQESVKLAMRAEQEDADIIFIGGSLLSTPIFDELVRQVKAAVKIPVIIFPGGVQQISRHADAILFMSVISGRNPDLLIGQHVMGAPIVKMLNLEAIATGYMLIESGKMTSAEFMSNTKPIPRDKPQIAVAHALAAEYLGMKLIYLEAGSGALQPVPDEMIQAVAAGCSLPIIVGGGIRTPEVAQQKAKAGASFIVTGNVLEKKTKEGLIREFAGAIHQEKFAQSIN; encoded by the coding sequence ATGCAAACGTATAACCGACTCTTGGAAATTCGAGCAAGACGCGGTGCTGGTTACATTGTCCTGATTGATCCGGATAAGCTCTCACTCCAAGAAAGTGTGAAGTTGGCGATGCGAGCAGAGCAGGAGGATGCTGACATAATTTTCATCGGTGGAAGCTTATTGAGCACCCCGATTTTCGATGAGCTGGTCAGGCAGGTCAAAGCCGCGGTGAAAATTCCGGTGATCATCTTTCCAGGCGGGGTGCAACAGATCTCCCGCCATGCCGATGCCATTCTATTTATGTCTGTTATTAGCGGTCGAAACCCCGATTTGCTCATCGGCCAACATGTGATGGGCGCCCCCATTGTCAAGATGCTGAATCTGGAGGCGATCGCAACTGGCTATATGTTGATCGAATCGGGAAAAATGACGTCTGCGGAATTCATGAGCAATACGAAGCCCATCCCGCGCGATAAACCGCAGATCGCTGTGGCTCACGCATTGGCTGCCGAATATCTGGGCATGAAATTGATCTATCTCGAAGCCGGCAGTGGCGCGCTTCAGCCCGTGCCCGACGAAATGATCCAGGCGGTGGCTGCTGGTTGTTCGCTGCCGATTATTGTTGGAGGGGGAATCAGAACGCCAGAGGTTGCGCAGCAAAAAGCAAAAGCTGGGGCTTCGTTCATTGTCACAGGTAATGTTTTGGAAAAAAAAACCAAAGAAGGACTAATTCGAGAATTTGCAGGTGCGATTCATCAAGAGAAATTTGCACAATCAATCAACTAG
- the alaS gene encoding alanine--tRNA ligase → MTSNQIRESFIKFFEHYDHKFVRSSPVVPYDDPTLLFTNAGMNQFKNIFLGLEQRDYKRAANTQKCIRVSGKHNDLEEVGKDTYHHTFFEMLGNWSFGDYYKKEAIAWAWELLTEVWKLPKDKLWATVFREDDEAEQLWKKVTDIRKDQVLRFDEKDNFWEMGEVGPCGPCSEIHIDLGPERCDKKHVPGHQCRVNGGCARFIELWNLVFIQYNREEDGSLKELPAKHVDTGMGFERIVAVLQGVGSNYDTDLFRPLINHIAELSGQGYMKNNDGVAHRVIADHVRALTFAIADGALPSNEGRGYVLRRILRRAARFARKLDLHEPMIYKLVPTVVDVMGEAFPEIKEKHQYIASVIKSEEERFNVTLDRGIELFEKLAAELAADGRTQIPGSEAFRLYDTYGFPLDLTRLMAEEKNLTVDEAGFQQEMERQRERSRAADKFDYDIDINFDEWEKISSGPDSKFLGYEQLEADVTIRLLKRKEDFCYLILDQTPFYGEAGGQVGDQGEIAFDDFVLNVTDTIRYADRIVHIARGFLPDPVPVATGKARVKRDQRMSTARNHTATHLLQAALRQVLGKHVQQAGSLVTPFRLRFDLTHFERIAPEQLKKIERIVNEKIWENIPLQIFYTSFDEARNMGAMALFGEKYGERVRVIKIDDFSMELCGGTHVTATGQIGMFRIVSESSVAAGIRRIEAITGEEAYRRSLEDRSIIEALAEQLNAPAAELTDRVRELLDQNRSLEKQLQQLRIQTSYSMIDDWIKQARYLDHIALVVKSVQFDSIDQLKQVGDVLRERLKSGVGLLGMILDSKINFLCVVTDDLIRQHNLKAGDIVKEVASIAGGSGGGRPHMALAGAKDLDRFELALAETEKIVRKRIANQRV, encoded by the coding sequence ATGACATCGAACCAAATCCGAGAATCCTTTATCAAATTTTTCGAACATTACGATCACAAGTTCGTCCGTAGTTCGCCGGTCGTGCCGTACGATGATCCCACATTGCTGTTTACCAATGCGGGCATGAATCAATTTAAGAATATATTTTTGGGCTTAGAACAACGCGATTATAAGCGAGCTGCAAATACCCAGAAATGCATCCGCGTTAGCGGTAAGCACAATGATCTGGAAGAAGTCGGCAAGGATACCTATCACCATACATTTTTTGAGATGCTGGGCAACTGGTCGTTCGGCGATTATTATAAAAAAGAAGCCATTGCCTGGGCCTGGGAACTGTTGACCGAGGTCTGGAAGCTGCCGAAAGACAAGCTCTGGGCAACGGTATTTCGTGAGGATGATGAAGCAGAGCAGTTGTGGAAAAAGGTAACTGATATTCGAAAGGATCAGGTGCTGCGGTTCGATGAGAAAGATAATTTCTGGGAGATGGGAGAGGTCGGACCTTGCGGTCCTTGTTCTGAAATCCACATTGATTTGGGTCCAGAGCGATGCGATAAAAAACATGTGCCAGGACATCAGTGCCGCGTGAATGGTGGCTGTGCCCGCTTTATTGAATTGTGGAACCTGGTTTTTATCCAATATAATCGCGAGGAGGATGGATCGTTAAAAGAGCTGCCAGCCAAACATGTGGATACTGGAATGGGTTTTGAGCGGATCGTCGCTGTGCTCCAGGGGGTGGGATCAAACTATGATACAGATCTATTTCGCCCCCTCATCAATCACATCGCAGAGCTTTCGGGACAGGGGTATATGAAAAATAATGACGGCGTGGCGCATCGCGTCATCGCGGATCATGTGCGCGCATTGACCTTCGCAATTGCTGATGGGGCTCTGCCATCGAACGAGGGAAGAGGCTATGTATTGCGCCGCATTTTGCGTCGCGCCGCTCGGTTCGCAAGAAAATTGGACCTGCACGAACCGATGATCTATAAATTGGTACCGACTGTCGTGGATGTCATGGGCGAAGCATTTCCTGAGATCAAAGAGAAGCATCAATATATCGCCTCGGTGATCAAATCTGAAGAGGAACGATTCAATGTGACATTGGATCGAGGGATCGAATTGTTCGAAAAATTGGCGGCCGAGTTAGCTGCCGATGGTCGCACCCAAATCCCTGGCAGCGAAGCGTTTCGGTTGTACGATACTTACGGTTTCCCGCTCGATTTGACGCGATTGATGGCTGAGGAGAAAAATTTGACCGTGGATGAAGCTGGTTTCCAGCAGGAAATGGAACGGCAACGAGAACGTTCCCGCGCGGCAGATAAATTCGATTATGACATCGATATCAATTTCGATGAATGGGAAAAGATTTCCAGCGGCCCAGATTCCAAGTTTTTGGGTTACGAGCAGCTCGAGGCTGATGTGACGATTCGATTGCTGAAACGAAAAGAAGATTTTTGTTATTTGATTCTGGATCAAACCCCATTTTACGGCGAGGCTGGTGGACAGGTCGGCGACCAGGGCGAGATCGCATTTGATGATTTTGTCCTGAACGTCACAGACACCATTCGTTATGCCGATCGAATTGTCCATATTGCCCGTGGATTTTTGCCAGATCCTGTGCCAGTTGCGACTGGAAAAGCGCGGGTGAAACGCGATCAGCGCATGAGCACTGCGCGCAATCATACGGCCACTCACCTGCTGCAGGCTGCCCTGCGCCAAGTATTGGGCAAGCACGTCCAGCAGGCTGGATCATTGGTCACACCATTTCGGTTGCGATTTGACCTGACCCATTTTGAGCGCATTGCGCCAGAGCAGTTGAAAAAAATTGAACGAATCGTCAATGAAAAAATCTGGGAAAACATCCCATTGCAGATATTTTATACCTCATTTGATGAGGCGCGGAATATGGGCGCGATGGCACTGTTCGGCGAAAAATATGGTGAGCGGGTGCGGGTCATCAAAATCGACGACTTCAGTATGGAGTTGTGTGGTGGAACGCATGTGACAGCGACTGGTCAAATTGGGATGTTTCGCATCGTTTCCGAATCCAGCGTGGCAGCCGGAATCCGACGCATTGAGGCGATTACCGGGGAGGAGGCTTATCGTCGATCATTAGAGGATCGAAGCATCATTGAAGCGCTTGCTGAACAATTAAATGCACCAGCGGCAGAATTGACCGATCGCGTTCGAGAACTGCTTGATCAAAACAGATCGCTCGAAAAACAGCTACAACAACTGCGGATTCAGACATCTTATTCAATGATTGATGACTGGATTAAGCAAGCGCGTTACCTCGATCATATCGCTTTAGTGGTGAAATCCGTCCAGTTCGATTCTATCGATCAATTGAAACAGGTCGGCGACGTTTTGAGAGAGCGATTGAAGAGCGGAGTCGGACTGCTTGGGATGATTCTCGATAGCAAGATCAATTTCCTTTGCGTGGTGACCGATGATTTGATCCGACAGCACAATTTAAAAGCTGGCGATATCGTGAAGGAAGTGGCCTCGATCGCTGGCGGCAGCGGTGGTGGTCGGCCGCACATGGCATTGGCCGGTGCCAAAGACCTGGATAGGTTTGAACTGGCATTGGCTGAGACAGAGAAAATCGTTAGAAAACGAATAGCAAACCAAAGAGTCTAA
- a CDS encoding N-6 DNA methylase has product MSKGSLALKQVNCFIRNKIPISAQAFNERFGCRSDFYRQAKLQLGNLFTKVQFDPIAESNFDNWTRIFENVYGYRPDVSLFIDHVYLIILAKCFLYTKHRYVEPSEAEITEILNGRFFQNRGIKNFSEDFSGWLLIPKINRAVFNLFQELSSDLLDYDFSQINEDLFSNLYQEIVQRQQRHKAGEYYTPEWLVELILNEAFAIWEKQNDGRLPKILDPACGSGSFILQAIKIFKNEKCSLTEIVSSIQGFDVNPIAGFIARANYISAIDDLIDAEDEIEIPIYVKDSLKSPDLFEDSAKLNKYDILIGNPPWVVMRSLKSKGYQQFLKREILKYGLLERQDVHLFTQMELATLLFCKSADLYLDNGGIVAYVMPRSVLAGTKHHVNFRKFETPLIKLLKIIDLDGVNPLFNVPACVLIGLKGDKTRYPVLVDQYSGKLNQSENEINNAKRRLVVKVSNYSPPNFSVKASYYYDKFKVGASIFPRSLYFVDLISMASDSDKILVQTSDEILQMVKDPWSVILKGVINRKYLYATLLAWEIFPFGFGRLRPVILPIKENSMGYELIDIDKLEKDGDDQSARWFRNAQLIWNEKRTKNSEQRFPSLTDRLNYNGLLTIQNNHARYNVVYNATGTNLVACVIDRSNLPSFEVDQLKLIPMGLILDVKTWFFTTQNLEEANYLSAILNSAIISKLIKPLQPNGLFGARAIHRRPFLLNIPKFSSDDESHLKLAANGMKCQEKVKAIKLNQTNRIRAEVRRLLKDEIKEIDSIVESILSKSTAEE; this is encoded by the coding sequence ATGTCCAAGGGCAGCTTAGCATTAAAGCAAGTGAATTGTTTCATTAGAAATAAAATTCCAATTTCTGCTCAGGCTTTCAACGAGCGATTTGGATGCAGGAGTGATTTTTATCGGCAGGCTAAGCTGCAATTGGGTAATTTATTTACAAAAGTTCAATTCGATCCCATTGCTGAATCTAATTTTGATAATTGGACAAGAATTTTTGAAAATGTTTATGGTTATCGACCTGATGTTTCATTATTCATTGATCATGTTTACTTGATTATTTTGGCAAAGTGTTTTTTGTATACGAAACATCGTTATGTTGAGCCCTCAGAGGCTGAGATAACAGAAATTCTCAATGGTCGATTTTTTCAGAATAGAGGAATTAAGAATTTCAGTGAAGATTTTTCGGGCTGGCTGCTAATTCCCAAAATTAACAGAGCTGTTTTTAATCTTTTTCAGGAATTATCGAGTGATTTGCTGGATTATGATTTTTCACAAATCAATGAGGACCTGTTCAGCAATCTCTATCAAGAAATCGTCCAGCGACAACAACGACACAAGGCTGGTGAATATTATACGCCAGAGTGGTTGGTGGAATTAATTTTGAATGAGGCTTTTGCTATCTGGGAAAAGCAAAATGACGGAAGGTTACCAAAAATTTTAGATCCAGCTTGTGGCTCGGGCAGTTTCATCTTACAAGCGATCAAAATTTTTAAAAATGAAAAGTGTTCTTTGACAGAAATTGTTAGCAGTATTCAAGGATTTGATGTGAATCCAATTGCGGGCTTTATTGCCAGGGCAAATTATATTTCGGCGATCGATGATCTAATAGATGCCGAAGATGAAATTGAGATTCCGATTTATGTCAAGGATAGCCTCAAATCACCCGACCTGTTTGAGGATTCCGCAAAATTGAACAAATATGATATTTTGATTGGGAACCCTCCCTGGGTGGTGATGAGGTCTTTGAAAAGCAAAGGATATCAGCAATTTTTAAAACGAGAAATTTTAAAATACGGCTTGCTGGAACGGCAGGATGTCCATTTGTTTACGCAAATGGAATTGGCAACGCTATTGTTCTGCAAGAGTGCCGATTTGTATTTGGATAACGGCGGAATTGTTGCTTATGTGATGCCGAGAAGCGTCTTGGCAGGAACAAAACATCATGTCAATTTCAGAAAATTCGAGACGCCTCTGATAAAATTGCTAAAGATCATTGATCTGGACGGAGTGAATCCGCTTTTCAATGTTCCCGCCTGCGTTTTAATTGGATTAAAAGGGGATAAAACCCGATATCCAGTTCTTGTAGATCAATACAGTGGGAAATTAAACCAATCAGAAAATGAAATTAATAATGCAAAAAGGAGATTGGTAGTCAAAGTTAGTAACTACTCGCCACCAAATTTCTCAGTGAAAGCAAGCTATTATTATGACAAGTTCAAAGTCGGGGCCAGCATATTTCCGAGATCATTATATTTTGTCGATCTCATTTCCATGGCATCGGATTCCGATAAAATTTTGGTACAAACGTCTGATGAAATTTTGCAGATGGTCAAAGATCCTTGGAGTGTGATTTTAAAGGGAGTAATTAATAGGAAATATTTGTATGCGACATTATTAGCCTGGGAAATTTTCCCATTTGGATTTGGTCGATTGCGGCCTGTTATTTTGCCGATTAAAGAAAATTCTATGGGATATGAATTGATTGATATTGACAAATTGGAGAAAGATGGAGATGACCAATCAGCAAGGTGGTTTCGTAACGCCCAGCTCATCTGGAATGAAAAAAGGACTAAAAATTCAGAGCAACGATTTCCCAGCTTGACTGATCGATTGAATTATAATGGACTGTTAACGATTCAAAATAACCATGCAAGATACAATGTGGTCTATAATGCGACTGGCACCAATTTAGTTGCTTGTGTGATTGATAGATCCAACCTGCCATCCTTTGAGGTAGATCAACTAAAATTAATTCCGATGGGACTCATTTTAGATGTAAAAACATGGTTCTTTACAACCCAAAATCTGGAGGAGGCGAACTATTTATCTGCCATATTAAATTCTGCCATAATAAGCAAACTAATCAAGCCATTACAGCCCAATGGTTTATTTGGTGCTCGTGCCATTCATAGAAGACCATTTTTGCTTAACATTCCCAAATTTAGTAGTGATGATGAATCTCATCTTAAGCTGGCTGCAAATGGCATGAAATGTCAGGAGAAGGTAAAAGCAATCAAATTGAACCAAACAAATCGAATTAGAGCAGAGGTAAGGAGGTTACTAAAAGATGAAATTAAAGAAATCGATAGCATTGTCGAATCGATTTTAAGTAAGTCCACGGCGGAGGAATAA
- the thpR gene encoding RNA 2',3'-cyclic phosphodiesterase, translating to MNKIRTFIAIEIPDGIRSKLAELQNELKPLGGRVSWVKAENIHLTLKFLGDTETTLIDQIASQLQRSVETIAPFRVDVAGVGAFPNAKHPRVIWVGASSQPDDQLKLLAARIDAETARFGFQKENRPFSGHLTLGRVKDPRGIDPVMERLNAHNNFHAGNFGVEKFVFMRSELHPSGSIYTPLKVITLGQR from the coding sequence ATGAATAAAATTCGTACCTTCATCGCCATCGAAATTCCAGATGGCATTCGATCTAAACTTGCTGAATTGCAGAATGAACTCAAGCCGTTGGGCGGCCGGGTAAGTTGGGTTAAGGCAGAAAATATCCATTTAACATTGAAATTTTTGGGAGACACCGAAACCACTTTAATTGACCAAATTGCGTCGCAACTGCAGCGGTCAGTTGAGACGATTGCGCCGTTTCGTGTGGATGTCGCTGGTGTCGGCGCCTTTCCAAACGCGAAGCATCCGCGTGTCATATGGGTAGGCGCTTCGAGCCAACCCGATGATCAATTGAAATTATTGGCCGCGCGGATCGATGCGGAAACGGCTCGGTTTGGCTTTCAAAAGGAAAATCGGCCTTTCTCTGGACATCTAACGTTAGGAAGAGTAAAAGATCCGCGGGGGATTGATCCAGTCATGGAGCGATTGAATGCGCATAATAATTTTCATGCTGGCAATTTCGGGGTTGAAAAGTTTGTCTTCATGCGAAGCGAGCTCCATCCATCCGGCTCTATTTATACCCCGTTGAAGGTCATCACGCTGGGCCAACGATAG
- the recA gene encoding recombinase RecA — protein sequence MSNETSEKLKALELAISQIDRQYGKGSIMRLGDNRLQERVKIIPTGSISLDAALGIGGVPRGRIIEIFGPESSGKTTLALHIIAEAQKAGGLAAFIDAEHALDANYSKNLGVDIDNLLISQPDTGEQALEITETLVRSGAIDVIVIDSVAALVPRAEIEGEMGDAQMGLQARLMSQAMRKLSGAISKSNTCVIFINQIREKIGVMFGSPETTTGGRALKFYASVRIDIRKTASIKEGEEIVGNRTKVKIVKNKMAPPFREAEFDIMYGTGISKEGDIIDVAVNHGIIEKSGTWFSYGEERLGQGRENVKRFLIENPDLYKEIETKVRKALGILQEKAPEEEKKAASSK from the coding sequence ATGTCCAATGAGACCAGTGAAAAATTGAAAGCACTGGAATTAGCGATATCTCAGATTGATCGTCAATACGGCAAAGGCTCGATCATGCGCCTTGGAGATAATCGGTTGCAGGAGCGGGTGAAGATTATTCCGACAGGATCGATTTCGCTGGATGCGGCCTTGGGAATTGGCGGAGTGCCGCGCGGGAGGATCATAGAGATATTTGGGCCAGAGTCTTCAGGCAAGACGACGCTGGCGTTGCATATTATAGCCGAAGCGCAAAAAGCCGGAGGATTGGCTGCATTCATCGATGCAGAACATGCACTGGATGCCAATTACTCGAAGAATCTCGGAGTTGATATTGATAATTTGCTCATTTCCCAGCCGGATACTGGCGAGCAGGCATTGGAGATTACCGAAACGTTGGTGCGCAGTGGTGCCATTGATGTCATCGTGATCGATTCGGTGGCCGCGTTGGTGCCGCGTGCCGAGATCGAGGGCGAGATGGGCGATGCACAGATGGGGCTTCAAGCGCGTTTGATGTCTCAGGCCATGCGGAAACTATCTGGAGCAATCTCGAAATCCAATACTTGCGTAATTTTTATCAATCAAATCCGCGAGAAGATCGGTGTGATGTTCGGCAGCCCAGAAACAACGACGGGTGGACGAGCCCTTAAATTTTATGCCTCGGTGAGAATTGATATCCGAAAAACTGCCTCGATCAAGGAAGGGGAAGAGATCGTTGGAAATCGAACCAAAGTGAAAATTGTCAAGAATAAAATGGCCCCTCCGTTTCGCGAAGCAGAATTCGATATCATGTATGGCACTGGTATTTCAAAAGAAGGTGATATTATCGACGTGGCGGTGAACCACGGGATCATCGAAAAGAGCGGCACGTGGTTCTCTTATGGCGAAGAGCGACTGGGACAAGGCCGTGAAAACGTTAAGCGGTTCCTCATTGAAAATCCTGATCTCTATAAAGAGATCGAAACCAAGGTGAGAAAAGCGCTGGGGATCCTTCAAGAAAAGGCGCCAGAAGAGGAAAAAAAAGCCGCGAGTAGCAAATAA
- a CDS encoding CinA family nicotinamide mononucleotide deamidase-related protein → MKIEIISIGDELLIGQIVNTNAAYIAEKLTDIGHEIEWVTVVGDNEAHIREALRQAESRVDIIIATGGLGPTHDDITKKVVADYFHSKLILNESILQAIRARFRRRRVRMAKINEQQAMVPDNAVIIENTAGTAPGLMFQKNEKYFFVMPGVPAEMMAMMESFVIPFLRGKRAYKIKKLVIHTTGIAESTIFEQLGDISELERLVRIAFLPSYGGVNIRLIARGSDESAIQQRIDQVRQIFDQKFHDYIWGYDDDTLEQVVARLLIQGNKTIAIAEWGTHGYLTDILAALPESERFLIAGVTFSSAEGFVRFAGVTDLSDRSSRITLETSRLLTKQVRQRFGSDLAIAILHDDNLDVTTFISLCDENQLISHRFVFNFHPAMNVQRISAASLRLLYQYLTSQKIS, encoded by the coding sequence ATGAAAATTGAGATCATATCTATTGGGGATGAATTGCTGATCGGGCAAATTGTTAACACCAATGCCGCTTACATCGCTGAAAAACTCACAGACATTGGCCATGAAATCGAATGGGTCACTGTAGTTGGAGATAATGAAGCTCATATCCGAGAGGCGCTTAGGCAGGCGGAAAGTCGCGTGGACATCATCATTGCGACTGGCGGATTGGGTCCGACCCACGATGATATTACGAAAAAAGTGGTTGCTGATTACTTTCATTCAAAATTGATTCTTAACGAATCGATATTACAAGCTATCCGAGCGCGATTTCGCCGCCGGCGCGTTCGAATGGCGAAGATCAACGAACAGCAGGCGATGGTGCCCGACAATGCGGTGATCATTGAGAACACTGCTGGCACAGCGCCTGGTCTAATGTTTCAAAAAAACGAAAAATATTTCTTTGTCATGCCTGGCGTCCCCGCCGAGATGATGGCTATGATGGAATCATTCGTCATCCCCTTTCTAAGGGGGAAAAGAGCATATAAAATTAAAAAGCTCGTGATTCATACCACTGGTATTGCCGAATCCACTATTTTCGAACAATTGGGAGATATTTCTGAGTTAGAGAGATTGGTACGTATCGCGTTTTTGCCAAGTTACGGAGGTGTCAATATCCGTTTGATTGCCCGGGGGAGCGATGAAAGCGCGATACAGCAACGGATTGACCAGGTTCGACAGATCTTTGATCAGAAATTTCACGACTACATCTGGGGCTATGACGACGATACGCTGGAACAAGTGGTCGCTCGGCTCTTGATCCAAGGCAATAAGACAATCGCCATCGCAGAATGGGGAACGCACGGTTATCTCACAGACATTCTGGCCGCTTTACCAGAATCCGAGCGATTTTTGATTGCCGGAGTAACCTTTTCCTCTGCCGAGGGTTTCGTTCGATTTGCAGGTGTCACTGATCTGAGCGACAGATCGAGCAGAATTACGCTGGAGACGTCCCGATTATTAACCAAACAAGTTCGCCAGCGCTTCGGTTCAGATTTGGCCATTGCGATTTTACACGACGACAATCTCGATGTAACGACCTTTATCTCGTTATGCGACGAAAACCAATTGATCTCGCATCGGTTTGTATTTAATTTCCACCCCGCCATGAATGTTCAACGCATCTCAGCCGCAAGCTTGAGGCTGCTCTATCAATATCTGACCTCCCAAAAAATATCTTGA
- the pgsA gene encoding CDP-diacylglycerol--glycerol-3-phosphate 3-phosphatidyltransferase — translation MNLPTQLTLLRVILTPVFLLLFFHNSLTLKLLSFLVFIIASLTDWYDGYFAKKLGKVSQFGKFFDPLADKILVSSAFIAFYYQGYVKLWIVVVIVVRDFLITGLRSYALFTTRPVVTSGLARAKTFLQMVSVFVIYVVYLLDHYSIYNGQTFRILTAVQKLKIIDLLLWVVVFLTVYTGLRYLIENRAHLISIIKACYHAVIPSNYS, via the coding sequence ATGAATTTGCCAACGCAATTAACTTTGCTGCGAGTGATTTTGACCCCAGTCTTTTTGCTGTTGTTTTTTCATAATAGTTTGACCTTGAAGTTGCTATCGTTTCTGGTATTCATCATCGCCAGCCTCACCGATTGGTACGATGGCTACTTCGCGAAAAAATTGGGTAAGGTCAGTCAGTTCGGTAAGTTTTTTGACCCGTTGGCCGATAAGATTCTCGTTTCCTCTGCTTTCATTGCATTCTATTACCAGGGATATGTGAAATTGTGGATCGTGGTGGTAATAGTGGTGCGCGATTTTTTAATTACTGGCCTTCGCTCTTACGCTTTATTTACCACGCGACCAGTGGTGACCAGCGGCCTCGCGCGAGCCAAAACTTTTCTCCAGATGGTTTCGGTGTTCGTCATTTATGTAGTGTATCTGCTGGATCATTACTCGATTTATAATGGCCAGACATTTCGCATTTTGACGGCTGTCCAGAAATTAAAAATCATCGACCTATTGTTATGGGTCGTCGTCTTTCTGACCGTTTATACTGGGCTTCGATATTTAATAGAAAATCGTGCTCATTTAATATCCATCATCAAAGCTTGCTACCATGCCGTCATCCCTTCGAATTACTCTTAG